In a genomic window of Brassica rapa cultivar Chiifu-401-42 chromosome A10, CAAS_Brap_v3.01, whole genome shotgun sequence:
- the LOC103832882 gene encoding subtilisin-like protease SBT1.3, which yields MAGKNPLQKCFLFIILSLNLMSLHAETGQKKTYVVHMDKSAMPSPYTNHLQWYSSKIDSVTDPKSHEEEGNRILYTYQTAFHGLAARLSKEEAARLEEEPGVVAVIPETRYELHTTRSPRFLGLERQESERVWAERVTDHDVVVGVLDTGIWPESESFNDTGMSPGPSTWRGACETGRGFLKHNCNRKIVGARVFYRGYEAATGKIDQELEYRSPRDKDGHGTHTAATVAGSPVRGANLLGFAYGTARGMAPKARVAAYKVCWVGGCFSSDILSAVDQAVADGVHVLSISLGGGISTYSRDSLAIATFGAMEMGVFVSCSAGNGGPDPISLTNVSPWITTVGASTMDRDFPATVRLGTRRVFKGVSLYKGRTVLSRGKQYPLVYLGRNASSPDPTSFCLDGALDQHNVAGKIVICDRGVTPRVQKGQVVKRAGGVGMILTNTATNGEELVADCHLLPAVAVGEKEGKVIKEYAMTSKRATASLEILGTRVGIKPSPVVAAFSSRGPNFLSLEILKPDLLAPGVNILAAWSGDMAPSSLSSDKRRVKFNILSGTSMSCPHVSGVAALIRSRHPDWSPAAVKSALMTTAYVHDNMLEPLTDAAGAEPSSPYDHGAGHIDPLKAIDPGLVYDIGPQEYFDFLCTQELSPSQLKVFTKHSNRSCRHSLAGNNPGNLNYPAISALFPENTHVKAMTLRRTVTNVGPHVSSYKVSVSPFKGATVTVQPKTLNFTTKHQKLSYTVTFRTKLRMKRPEFGGLLWKSATHKVRSPVIITWLPPL from the coding sequence ATGGCTGGCAAAAACCCACTTCAGAAATGTTTTCTTTTCATCATCTTATCCCTCAATCTCATGTCTCTACATGCAGAAACTGGTCAGAAGAAGACTTATGTTGTCCACATGGACAAATCCGCCATGCCTTCACCTTACACTAATCACCTACAATGGTACTCTTCCAAGATAGACTCTGTAACAGATCCCAAATCACATGAAGAAGAAGGTAACAGAATACTCTACACTTACCAGACTGCGTTTCACGGATTAGCAGCTCGGCTTAGCAAAGAGGAAGCAGCGAGGCTCGAGGAAGAGCCTGGCGTGGTAGCTGTGATTCCGGAGACAAGGTACGAGCTCCACACCACAAGAAGTCCCAGGTTTCTCGGGTTAGAGAGGCAAGAGAGTGAGAGAGTTTGGGCTGAGAGAGTCACCGACCATGATGTGGTCGTCGGTGTTTTGGACACTGGGATATGGCCCGAGAGTGAGAGCTTCAACGACACAGGCATGTCTCCTGGCCCATCTACTTGGAGAGGTGCCTGCGAAACCGGAAGAGGGTTCTTGAAACATAACTGCAACAGAAAGATTGTCGGTGCTAGAGTTTTCTACAGAGGATACGAAGCTGCGACGGGGAAGATCGACCAGGAGCTTGAGTACAGATCACCAAGAGACAAAGACGGTCACGGGACGCACACTGCAGCAACAGTAGCTGGCTCGCCTGTCAGAGGAGCAAATCTTCTCGGATTTGCTTATGGAACGGCTCGAGGGATGGCTCCAAAGGCACGAGTGGCTGCTTACAAAGTCTGTTGGGTTGGTGGATGTTTCAGCTCGGACATCTTATCAGCGGTTGATCAAGCCGTAGCTGATGGAGTCCATGTTCTATCTATATCCTTAGGCGGTGGGATCTCGACTTACTCCCGTGACAGTTTGGCTATAGCAACGTTTGGAGCAATGGAGATGGGAGTGTTCGTCTCGTGTTCGGCAGGTAACGGAGGACCTGATCCGATCAGCCTCACGAATGTTTCTCCGTGGATCACAACGGTTGGGGCAAGTACCATGGACAGAGACTTTCCAGCCACGGTGAGGCTAGGAACTAGGAGAGTCTTCAAAGGAGTTTCTCTTTACAAAGGCAGAACGGTTTTGTCTCGGGGAAAACAGTATCCTCTTGTTTACTTAGGAAGGAACGCAAGTAGTCCTGATCCGACGTCGTTCTGTCTAGACGGTGCTTTGGACCAGCACAACGTAGCAGGGAAAATCGTGATATGCGACCGTGGTGTTACTCCACGTGTCCAGAAGGGCCAGGTTGTGAAAAGAGCAGGAGGTGTTGGGATGATACTGACCAACACCGCGACGAACGGTGAAGAGCTTGTGGCAGATTGTCATTTGCTACCAGCTGTTGCGGTAGGAGAGAAGGAAGGTAAAGTGATCAAGGAGTATGCGATGACGAGTAAAAGAGCTACAGCGAGTTTGGAGATTCTTGGGACAAGAGTTGGGATCAAACCGTCTCCTGTTGTAGCAGCATTCTCTTCGAGAGGACCGAACTTTCTCTCCCTGGAGATCTTGAAACCAGACTTGCTAGCTCCGGGAGTCAACATTCTCGCAGCTTGGTCTGGAGACATGGCGCCGTCTAGTTTGTCGTCTGACAAAAGGAGGGTTAAGTTCAATATACTGTCGGGAACTTCCATGTCATGTCCTCACGTGAGCGGCGTGGCTGCTTTAATCAGATCAAGGCATCCAGATTGGAGCCCTGCAGCGGTCAAATCAGCTCTCATGACAACCGCTTACGTTCACGACAACATGCTTGAGCCTCTTACGGATGCAGCAGGAGCAGAACCTTCGTCGCCTTATGATCACGGTGCTGGACATATAGATCCTCTGAAAGCTATAGATCCTGGTCTAGTCTACGACATTGGACCTCAGGAGTATTTTGATTTCCTATGCACTCAGGAGTTGAGTCCTTCACAGCTCAAGGTCTTCACAAAGCATTCAAACAGATCTTGCAGACACAGTCTTGCCGGTAATAACCCTGGAAACTTGAACTACCCGGCGATCTCAGCTTTGTTCCCAGAGAACACACATGTTAAAGCTATGACACTTAGAAGAACCGTGACCAACGTTGGTCCTCACGTTTCTAGCTACAAGGTCTCTGTCTCTCCTTTCAAAGGCGCAACCGTCACAGTCCAGCCCAAGACACTCAACTTCACTACCAAGCACCAGAAGCTTTCCTACACTGTTACTTTCAGGACGAAGCTGCGGATGAAGAGGCCTGAGTTTGGTGGTCTTTTGTGGAAGAGTGCGACGCATAAGGTTCGTAGCCCGGTTATAATCACATGGTTGCCACCTCTGTAG